Within the Candidatus Hydrogenedens sp. genome, the region GGAGAACTGTATGTTATTTACATCTGTATTAATGGCCTTTTTAAGTTTCCAACTTCCCGAATGGACATTTGATAACCCGGATATTATAAAAAAATGGATACCTAATGCGCAGGTGCAGGATGTAAAGATTGAGAACGGTAAATTATATGGTAGAACCCAAGGTACCGACCCATATCTTTTATGTGAAGGTATTGATTTTATCCCAACTCCTTATCAATACATACATATTCGTATTAAGACAAATCATGGAGGTATGGGACAAATATTTTGGTCTGGGACAAATGAAGGACAATATGGAGGACTATCGGGGGATAAATCCATCACTTTTAATTTTGATGAAAAGAATGATTGGCAGGATATTTATGTTTTTCCATTCTGGCATAAGGAAGGGAAAATTATTAAAATGAGATTTGATTTATGTGATGCATTGGAATTCGAATTAGAGAAAATTTCAGTAAAAACATGGGATAAAGGTGAAGCACCTGTTACTGATGTTTATGAATGGCAATTTCCCGAAGGGGATATATCCTCGTGGAGAATTGATTCTGAAAATAGTCCTTATTATTTTTTTAAACCTATATCTTTACCCATAGGAAAGAAAAAATATCTTTCAATTGAATATTCTGCAAGCAAAAGTGCTAACTCAATAGATTTAATCTGGGCAGGACAGGATGTGTCAGGACCTCAAACTATTTCTCTACCATTGATTACAGATGAAAAAACCCATGTTAGTGTTATTGATATGCTTCAATATCCTGCATGGAAAGGACCCATTCTTGCTTTGGGTTTTCGTATTCCGGACTATTCAAAAGTAAAGATATTTTCCTTATCTATAGGGGAAGAACCAATAGAAAAACCTGAACTTATCGTATCCTATTTTGGTGCTGTTCAAGGTGGTATACGAGCAAAAAGAGAAGTTCCTATTTTATTACGACTTTCTAATCAGGGAGGTGGTATTGCACATGTTGATAATTTAAAATTTAAACATCCGGGTTCGTTGAATATAGAAAAAGGTCCTGTTCCAAAGCCCCCGTATGAAATCGAGTATGATGATTTCATGGATATTTACTGGTCAGTTACTCCGGAAAAATCAGGTATCTATCCTATAGAGATTATACCTTTGTTGAAAGAGACTGCCTTAACTATCAATACAGGAGAATTGCAAGTATTGCCTGAAATTAAAAAAATATCGGCAGAATATGTTCCTGAACCAAAGCCCATTAAAACCAAGGTAGATATCTGTGCGTTTTATTTCCCGGGTTGGGATACTGCAGAGAAATGGGATTGTATCTTAACAACAGCTCCGATAAGAAAACCTATTTTGGGATATTATGATGAGGGAAACCCGGAATGTGTGGATTGGCAAATAAAATGGGCTGTAGAGAATGGCATAAAGTGTTTTCTTGTCGATTGGTATTGGGTTGCCGGGAAAGAATCGCTAAAACATTGGTTTGAAGCCTATCGCAAAGCAAGGTATAGAGACTATTTAAAAGTAGCCATTATGTGGGCAAATCATAACCCACCCAATACTCATTCTGTCGAAGATTGGGAAAAAGTCAATAGAGAATGGATTGATAATTATTTTAATTTACCATCTTATTATAGGATTAATAATAAACCGCTTATATGTATCTGGTCTCCTGAAAATATACGTCATGATTTGGGTAGTTTGGAGGCGGTAAAGGCGTTGTTAGAGAAATCCCAGCAATGGGCAAAAGAAGCAGGCTATGAAGGCATTGAATTTATGGCGATAAACAATAATCAGTCTGCCAGTGAATTGCAAATATTAAAAAATGAGGGCTATTCAAGTTTTACCAATTATCACGAATTTAATAGAGCCGTTTACATGAGTCCAATACCTAACCGTGCGAAATATGAAGATGTGGTTTCTGTGCTCCCCTCTATCTGGAGGGAAAAACATAGTCTATGTGAGGGTATGACCTATTATCCCCTTGTGGAAACAGGTTGGGATTCGCGTCCCTGGCATGGGTCTAAATCATTAGTCATTGAGGGAAGAACTCCAGAATTGTTTAACACCATGTTACTTTCTGCTCGTGATTTTGTAGAAGAAAAGAATACGCCGATGATTGTTTTAGGACCATTGAACGAATGGGGAGAGGGAAGTTATATAGAACCCAATACAGAGTTTGGCTTTACAATGTATGAAGCCATACGCAATGTTTTTGCCTCATCCAACACAGAACCTTTGCCTGTTAATCTTACTCCTGAAGATGTAGGATTAGGACCGTATGATTTTCCTATTCCTGCATTCGAGACCTCGTGGGATTTCCATGAATCTTTATCTGGATGGAAAGTATTCAGTGGCATGAAAGATATAAAAGTGGATGAAGGCAGTCTTACAGGTAGAACAAGCACAGAAGACCCATCTCTCTATTTCTTTTACTTTGGGATGAAAGGTCTTAATGCAAGTCAATTTCCAAGAGCCACTTTACGATTGCGTGTGGATAGTCCAACGCCGATAGAAAACAAAACCCAGTTATATTGGTCAGCAAAAGGGACACAATTCAATGAGGAAAATTCTATTTCGATACCTATTCGTGCGGATGGGGGTTATTATACCTATACCTTTAATTTGCGAGACTGTCCTAATTGGAACGGAAGAATTAAAGCAATTCGAATTGACCCCTGTACTCTTAATAATGTAAGTATCTGGATTGATTCCTTTACACTTCATCAGAACTAATAGAAGAATATTTGCTGATACTCAAAGGTTTTTAAGTATATGGGCTAACCGAGTGGCTAACGCCATAATTGTTAATTGAGGGTTTACGCCAAGTGATGTGGGAATAGAACTGCCATCACATACAAAAATATTTTTTGTGCCAAATACCCGATGATTAGAATCACAAACCCCTTTTTCAGGCGAATCAGCTAATCGGCAGGTTCCTAAAGGATGAAATGCCATACACTCAAAATCCGATGGGACATGTTCTTGTTTTGTAAATATATTTAAATCATCTTTACTTTTTATTATATTGGGCTGTTTTGTTACCATCGCAAAAATTTGAATAGGATTTTCATCCAGAGCCAGTTCCGCAAGGAAAGTTATGGCTTTTTTTAGTTTTTGAGCATCTGTTTTTGTTAATTGGTATGAATAAATAGGTTGATTTTTTATATTAAATTTTAGTGAACCTTCGTTACTATCTTTAATCATGAAACCGAAAGTTGCGATATTCTTGTAGTTTTTCCAGTAATGAATTAATTCATTTCCTGAGAAAGGAACAGCAGAAGGTCCTAAATCGGGGGGCATTGCTACTCCTTCGAAAATAATCCCTTCGTCTTCAAGGGCTGTGCTATAACAGCCCTGAGGTATTCCTACCCATGAAGAAATGTTATCCTCAAGTTCGATGGATATTTTACTTGCAGGGTGTATCGTTAAATGTGCCCCTAAGTTAGGATTATCAATGGCAATACCACTTCTTTTTAATAATAGAGGAGATAACATTGTTCCACATGCGACTATTATTTTTTCCCCTTTTATCTCAACTTTATTTATTACTTTGTGTGTCGTTGGATGAACTACATCAATCAGAACGCCTTTGGCTGTTTTCCCATCAGATAAGAGTATGCGTTTTGCCCGTGCATTATAGAACAAAAATAACCCCGCCTGTATGGCTTTAGGGATATAGGAAATTTCCATGCTTTTTTTTGCACCTGAGGTGCAGCCATAGCAACACATTCCACATCCCTGGCAGTTGTGTGTATTCCGTCGTAAAGGAAGACAGGGCAGGTTCTTCTGTGTAAATATCTTTCGTATGAAGTCACTGGATTTATTCATTACATTCCAATCTGCGTCTTCAACATGTATTTCTCTCTCTACCTTTGAAAAGCAGTCCTGTAAATTTTCATTATTTATTCCTATCAGACCAAATTCTGACTCCCATAAATTTAAAACCTTTTGTGGAACACGAAAACAGGTTCCGGAATTAATGACTGTAGTTCCCCCAACACAACGACCTAAGGGAATAGGTATCATGGGTTTTCCAATAGTACCTGTAAATCCATTATCACGATAAAGTTTGAGTAAAGAACGAAATGCTGATGTTTCCCACGGAAAGGGAAGTGCACCTTCTTCAAGGAGTGCTACTTTGGCCCCTTGTTCTGCCAGTTCTTTTGAAAGGACTGAACCCCCAGCACCACTACCGATAACAATAAAGTCAAAAATGGAATTGATTAAATTTGTGTTTTCGTTTGTGGCTAAATTAACCACATTAGGACGATTATAAATTTCCAATAAATATTCATTCATCAGTTGTCTGTCTTACCTTTAAACAAGAATAATTTTTTCGTTCAGATAAAAATTCATGATAATTGGTATGTATCATGGTTTGAGGAAGTTGAAGGGCACTTCCAATCATTAAAATCCGTATTCCTAAAAACAATGATTTTTTCCATAACCATTTGGACTGTTCCCAAGAGTTTAGCCATTTCTTTCTTAAAGTAAGATTTGAATTACACATGAGAGAAAAAAATGAATAAGGAGGAGGAATAATGGAAATCAAAATAAGGGCAAATATCAAACCTAATCGATTTATTGTTGGTAAAGAATCTAATGTCTTTTTGAATTCTATCCAGAATTCATCCATTGAAACATTTTCAATCCAGTAAGAATCATCATTAAATAATGTGGTTAAGATGGCATAGCTATTTTTTTTAATAAATAATTCCATACGGGTAAAACTTCTTTATTAAATTGAAATAGGAACTTTTTCCCAGAGTTCTCGTTGAACCCATTCAAAGGCACATTTATTAGGACTAATAAATGTTCGTTTTTTATTTAATTCTTTATCGTAAATTATTAGTTTCATAGTTGCCATTTTGGTGTTGTAACAATA harbors:
- a CDS encoding glycoside hydrolase family 99-like domain-containing protein, whose amino-acid sequence is MLFTSVLMAFLSFQLPEWTFDNPDIIKKWIPNAQVQDVKIENGKLYGRTQGTDPYLLCEGIDFIPTPYQYIHIRIKTNHGGMGQIFWSGTNEGQYGGLSGDKSITFNFDEKNDWQDIYVFPFWHKEGKIIKMRFDLCDALEFELEKISVKTWDKGEAPVTDVYEWQFPEGDISSWRIDSENSPYYFFKPISLPIGKKKYLSIEYSASKSANSIDLIWAGQDVSGPQTISLPLITDEKTHVSVIDMLQYPAWKGPILALGFRIPDYSKVKIFSLSIGEEPIEKPELIVSYFGAVQGGIRAKREVPILLRLSNQGGGIAHVDNLKFKHPGSLNIEKGPVPKPPYEIEYDDFMDIYWSVTPEKSGIYPIEIIPLLKETALTINTGELQVLPEIKKISAEYVPEPKPIKTKVDICAFYFPGWDTAEKWDCILTTAPIRKPILGYYDEGNPECVDWQIKWAVENGIKCFLVDWYWVAGKESLKHWFEAYRKARYRDYLKVAIMWANHNPPNTHSVEDWEKVNREWIDNYFNLPSYYRINNKPLICIWSPENIRHDLGSLEAVKALLEKSQQWAKEAGYEGIEFMAINNNQSASELQILKNEGYSSFTNYHEFNRAVYMSPIPNRAKYEDVVSVLPSIWREKHSLCEGMTYYPLVETGWDSRPWHGSKSLVIEGRTPELFNTMLLSARDFVEEKNTPMIVLGPLNEWGEGSYIEPNTEFGFTMYEAIRNVFASSNTEPLPVNLTPEDVGLGPYDFPIPAFETSWDFHESLSGWKVFSGMKDIKVDEGSLTGRTSTEDPSLYFFYFGMKGLNASQFPRATLRLRVDSPTPIENKTQLYWSAKGTQFNEENSISIPIRADGGYYTYTFNLRDCPNWNGRIKAIRIDPCTLNNVSIWIDSFTLHQN
- a CDS encoding GMC family oxidoreductase, which encodes MNEYLLEIYNRPNVVNLATNENTNLINSIFDFIVIGSGAGGSVLSKELAEQGAKVALLEEGALPFPWETSAFRSLLKLYRDNGFTGTIGKPMIPIPLGRCVGGTTVINSGTCFRVPQKVLNLWESEFGLIGINNENLQDCFSKVEREIHVEDADWNVMNKSSDFIRKIFTQKNLPCLPLRRNTHNCQGCGMCCYGCTSGAKKSMEISYIPKAIQAGLFLFYNARAKRILLSDGKTAKGVLIDVVHPTTHKVINKVEIKGEKIIVACGTMLSPLLLKRSGIAIDNPNLGAHLTIHPASKISIELEDNISSWVGIPQGCYSTALEDEGIIFEGVAMPPDLGPSAVPFSGNELIHYWKNYKNIATFGFMIKDSNEGSLKFNIKNQPIYSYQLTKTDAQKLKKAITFLAELALDENPIQIFAMVTKQPNIIKSKDDLNIFTKQEHVPSDFECMAFHPLGTCRLADSPEKGVCDSNHRVFGTKNIFVCDGSSIPTSLGVNPQLTIMALATRLAHILKNL